From Amyelois transitella isolate CPQ chromosome 4, ilAmyTran1.1, whole genome shotgun sequence, one genomic window encodes:
- the LOC106139324 gene encoding aspartate aminotransferase, cytoplasmic produces MGSRFEVVEQGPPIEVFQLMKLFSEDTYQNKVNLSVGAYRDENGKPWVLPVVRKMEKQMAEDNTLLHEYLPVLGLEQFSNASVAMLIGPDNPAIADGRAFGIQTLSGTGSLRVGAEFLNKHLKYTTFYYSSPTWENHHLVFVNSGFTSPRTYRYWDPKTCAIDFDGLIEDLRSAPENSVILLHACAHNPTGIDPTQEQWEKIADVMEERKLFPFFDSAYQGFASGDLDRDAWAVRYFLKRGFELVCAQSYAKNFGLYNERVGNLAIVVKDAKLAPAVKSQLTWVVRGMYSNPPAHGARVVANVLADRQLFDEWRGHIRLMSTRVMQMREALRAELVKLGTPGSWDHIVKQIGLFSYTGLNQRQVEYLIQEYHIYLLSSGRINICGLNQSNVQYVANAIHDAVTKFPAEDDNRAKL; encoded by the exons atgggtTCACGTTTTGAAGTAGTTGAGCAGGGCCCGCCGATTGAAGTTTTTCAGCTCATGAAACTATTTTCTGAGGACACTTATCAGAACAAGGTCAATTTGAGTGTCGGCG CATACAGAGATGAGAACGGCAAGCCATGGGTGTTGCCCGTGGTCAGGAAGATGGAAAAACAAATGGCTGAGGACAACACTCTGCTGCATGAATACCTACCAGTATTAG GTTTAGAGCAATTCTCTAATGCATCGGTGGCGATGCTCATAGGACCTGACAACCCCGCCATTGCAGATGGCCGC GCCTTCGGTATACAAACTCTCTCAGGTACGGGTAGCTTGCGAGTCGGCGCGGAGTTCCTCAACAAACATCTGAAATACACCACCTTTTACTACTCGAGTCCTACGTGGG AAAACCATCACCTGGTCTTCGTGAACTCCGGTTTCACCTCCCCCCGCACATACCGCTATTGGGACCCGAAGACTTGTGCTATCGACTTTGACGGCCTCATAGAAGACCTCCGCTCGGCGCCTGAGAACTCAGTTATACTGTTACACGCATGCGCGCACAACCCCACGGGCATTGACCCCACTCAGGAGCAGTGGGAGAAGATAGCCGATGTCATGGAG GAGCGCAAACTGTTCCCGTTCTTCGACAGCGCGTACCAAGGGTTCGCGTCGGGCGATCTGGACCGCGACGCGTGGGCCGTGCGCTACTTCCTGAAGCGTGGCTTCGAGCTGGTGTGCGCTCAGTCCTACGCCAAGAACTTCGGCCTGTATA ACGAACGCGTTGGGAACCTGGCGATCGTTGTGAAGGACGCCAAGCTGGCGCCGGCTGTGAAGTCGCAGCTGACGTGGGTGGTGCGCGGCATGTACTCCAACCCGCCCGCGCACGGCGCCCGCGTCGTCGCCAACGTGCTCGCCGACCGGCAGCTGTTCGACGAGTG GAGGGGACACATCAGGCTAATGTCAACAAGAGTCATGCAGATGAGAGAAGCTTTGAGGGCAGAACTTGTGAA ATTGGGCACCCCCGGCTCCTGGGACCACATAGTGAAACAGATCGGTCTGTTCTCCTACACCGGCCTGAACCAGCGCCAAGTGGAGTACCTAATCCAGGAGTACCACATCTACCTGCTGAGCTCCGGCCGCATCAACATCTGCGGCCTCAACCAGAGCAATGTGCAGTACGTCGCCAACGCGATACACGACGCCGTCACCAAGTTCCCGGCCGAAGA